From Micromonospora sp. NBC_01699, a single genomic window includes:
- a CDS encoding carbohydrate ABC transporter permease, with product MASGVPAAPRRSRGGIRGNERIAGWVFVAPVVVILGIFLLLPILMALWVSLTSWNGQGSPFTSKTPFVGADNYTHLFTEDGLARRDFMTSIRNNLYYVAIVVPVQTALALLLALVVNHRMLKGKAFFRTAFYFPSVTSSVAISVVFLFMFANSGAINGLLGMVGIDGPQWFADSRGTLHLFFGLFGVDQPPAALSSGGPLGLSWWDWLSGPSVAMTAIIALVIWTTSGTFMLMFLAALQGVPVALEEASVLDGTTRWQRLRYLTLPMIKPTLFLVLTLGLIGSWQVFDQIYVMSQGNPAKTTLTPAYLSYRTAFRDFDYGSGAAISFVLFLIIIVLTLAQRRLMRDRDTGRSLRWWRRSERRS from the coding sequence ATGGCTTCCGGAGTCCCGGCCGCTCCCCGCCGTTCACGTGGCGGAATCCGCGGCAACGAGCGGATCGCCGGCTGGGTCTTCGTCGCCCCGGTCGTGGTGATCCTCGGCATCTTCCTGCTGCTGCCGATCCTGATGGCGCTCTGGGTGAGCCTCACCTCCTGGAACGGCCAGGGCAGCCCGTTCACCAGCAAGACCCCGTTCGTCGGCGCGGACAACTACACCCACCTGTTCACCGAGGACGGGCTGGCCCGCCGCGACTTCATGACCTCGATCCGGAACAACCTGTACTACGTGGCGATCGTCGTACCGGTGCAGACCGCGCTCGCCCTCCTGCTCGCCCTGGTGGTCAACCACCGGATGCTCAAGGGCAAGGCGTTCTTCCGGACCGCGTTCTACTTCCCGTCGGTCACCAGCTCGGTGGCGATCAGCGTGGTCTTCCTGTTCATGTTCGCCAACTCCGGGGCGATCAACGGACTGCTGGGGATGGTCGGCATCGACGGGCCGCAGTGGTTCGCCGACTCGCGTGGCACCCTGCACCTGTTCTTCGGGTTGTTCGGGGTGGATCAACCGCCGGCCGCGTTGAGCAGCGGCGGACCGCTCGGGCTGAGCTGGTGGGACTGGCTGTCCGGGCCGAGCGTGGCGATGACCGCGATCATCGCGCTGGTCATCTGGACCACCTCGGGCACGTTCATGCTGATGTTCCTCGCCGCGCTCCAGGGTGTGCCGGTGGCGCTGGAGGAGGCCAGCGTGCTGGACGGCACGACCCGGTGGCAGCGGCTGCGCTACCTCACCCTGCCGATGATCAAGCCAACCCTGTTCCTGGTACTGACCCTCGGCCTGATCGGATCGTGGCAGGTCTTCGACCAGATCTACGTGATGAGCCAGGGCAACCCGGCCAAGACCACGCTCACCCCGGCGTACCTGTCCTACCGGACCGCGTTCCGGGACTTCGACTACGGCAGCGGTGCGGCGATCTCGTTCGTCCTGTTCCTGATCATCATCGTGCTGACCCTGGCGCAGCGGCGGCTGATGCGCGACCGGGACACCGGCCGCTCGTTGCGCTGGTGGCGCCGGTCCGAGCGGAGGTCGTGA
- a CDS encoding carbohydrate ABC transporter permease, whose product MTDPPTRGNAPAGSPPPPPAARAPSTAVRPGRRREPRGLVTSFVGYAILIFFALVFLYPFVIQIASSFKTEPDAAANPLSPVPSPVDLDSFQRIFEGTNFPLWLGNSLLVTVVVTLGRVFLDSLAGYALARLRFRGRNAIFAAVVAVMAVPGVVLLIPKFLVLNQLGIYNTYTALILPLLVDAAGVFIMKQFFESVPASVEEAARIDGAGVFRTFWSVVLPTAKPALITLTILSFQGSWNEFPHSLVAVQDPNLFTLPRGLADLVSGSLGAGTQYPLKLGAALLATIPVAIIFVVFQRYFVRDANQGADKG is encoded by the coding sequence GTGACCGACCCCCCGACCAGGGGGAACGCGCCGGCCGGCAGCCCGCCGCCGCCACCGGCGGCTCGGGCGCCGAGCACCGCCGTCAGGCCGGGCCGTCGGCGGGAGCCGCGCGGTCTGGTGACCAGCTTCGTCGGGTACGCCATCCTGATCTTCTTTGCGCTGGTCTTCCTCTACCCGTTCGTGATCCAGATCGCCAGCTCGTTCAAGACCGAGCCGGACGCGGCGGCGAACCCGCTCTCCCCGGTGCCGAGCCCGGTCGACCTGGACAGCTTCCAGCGGATCTTCGAGGGCACCAACTTCCCGCTCTGGCTGGGCAACTCGCTGCTGGTCACGGTCGTGGTCACGCTCGGCCGGGTGTTCCTGGACTCGCTCGCCGGTTACGCCCTGGCCCGGCTGCGCTTCCGGGGCCGGAACGCGATCTTCGCCGCCGTGGTGGCGGTGATGGCGGTCCCCGGTGTGGTGCTGCTGATCCCGAAGTTCCTGGTCCTCAACCAGCTCGGCATCTACAACACGTACACCGCGCTGATCCTGCCGCTGCTGGTGGACGCCGCCGGGGTCTTCATCATGAAACAGTTCTTCGAGTCGGTGCCGGCCAGCGTCGAGGAGGCGGCCCGGATCGACGGCGCGGGCGTGTTCCGTACGTTCTGGTCGGTGGTGCTGCCGACCGCCAAACCGGCCCTGATCACGCTGACCATCCTGTCGTTCCAGGGCTCCTGGAACGAGTTCCCGCACAGCCTGGTCGCGGTCCAGGACCCGAACCTGTTCACCCTGCCCCGAGGGCTCGCCGACCTGGTCAGCGGCTCGCTCGGGGCGGGCACCCAGTACCCGCTCAAGCTCGGCGCCGCGCTGCTGGCCACCATCCCGGTGGCGATCATCTTCGTAGTCTTCCAGCGTTACTTCGTCCGCGACGCCAACCAGGGCGCCGACAAGGGCTGA
- a CDS encoding GNAT family N-acetyltransferase has product MALGYVRPARPSDAAEIARIQLATWRVAYRRLLPRHVLDRLDEGWLGKRWSAAIEAPPSPRHRVLVAIEQAEKSYLVGFAASGPADEQSLAPDEPAQTLVPDLIGVTDLLVEPRWGRRGHGSRLLAASVDLWREDGARTAVAWAFDGDEATRAFLASTGWEPDGATRALDVDDMLVPQLRLHVALDAEPSADADGTPDTEKPADAS; this is encoded by the coding sequence CGAAATCGCACGCATTCAGCTCGCGACCTGGCGGGTCGCCTATCGCCGGTTGCTGCCCAGGCACGTGCTCGACCGGCTGGACGAGGGGTGGCTCGGCAAGCGGTGGTCGGCCGCGATCGAGGCACCGCCTTCCCCCCGGCACCGGGTGCTGGTGGCGATCGAGCAGGCGGAGAAATCTTATCTGGTGGGTTTTGCCGCATCCGGACCGGCAGACGAGCAGTCACTTGCCCCGGACGAACCCGCGCAAACGCTGGTCCCGGACCTGATCGGGGTGACCGACCTGCTGGTCGAGCCGCGCTGGGGCCGTCGGGGGCACGGCAGTCGGCTGCTCGCGGCGAGCGTCGACCTGTGGCGTGAGGACGGCGCCCGTACGGCGGTCGCCTGGGCCTTCGACGGCGACGAGGCGACCAGGGCGTTCCTGGCCAGCACGGGTTGGGAGCCGGACGGGGCGACCCGGGCGCTGGACGTGGACGACATGTTGGTCCCCCAACTGCGCCTGCACGTGGCCCTCGACGCCGAGCCGTCGGCCGACGCCGACGGGACCCCGGACACCGAGAAGCCCGCCGACGCTTCGTGA